Proteins found in one Aspergillus chevalieri M1 DNA, chromosome 2, nearly complete sequence genomic segment:
- a CDS encoding uncharacterized protein (COG:M;~EggNog:ENOG410PF8H;~InterPro:IPR011992,IPR010920,IPR016688,IPR006685, IPR002048;~PFAM:PF00924;~TransMembrane:6 (i147-169o175-195i228-246o266-283i490-513o519-542i);~go_component: GO:0016020 - membrane [Evidence IEA];~go_function: GO:0005509 - calcium ion binding [Evidence IEA];~go_process: GO:0055085 - transmembrane transport [Evidence IEA]) encodes MSSSTNDPKLQDQKGFNESCPTTDDDHIHHSFDNNHEPYLKPKTPDDHDASSLRSRSSARETNTRLADDLAVMEAERVVSQSTHDGQSKKSRDHHSIRSRRSAVDEFDEATNPLHERAALYQPPEKPTTKVARFVKTLHESSFVVRYLTYILPLVVILLIPLLVGALAFPEANVGGVSLLWFSVWLEILWLTAWAGRVAAKCIPFPVGIFASIFTNNAKKWRDVAKQLELPGTFFFWFLAVEISFLPTMKNHHVDGNKETRGWENTVNKIIISIFVWTILNLIEKFLVQLIAMSYHSRTYSDRIDINKFQIGALAKMYAFSRTMLVDEKEDSGDQQGQGPNGSHFMKPLQYAGKAQKVAKGALNKVGDVAGAVAADFTGRKATNRNDPHQVVLTLLRTVPGSQGLARRLYRTYKRDGFDSIVANDLKTTFENDEEAETVFAMLDKDFNGDLSMDELEAVLVEIGRERKAITSSLKDLDSVVSRLGNVLDVFVFIITLMVFLSLISTSAAGVLTSAGSTILALSWLFSTTAVEFLQSVIFVFVKHPFDVGDRITVYGNTGAAGLGDDYFVKQISLLYTEFKKMEGHIVQAPNSYLSTLFILNHRRSGALAEAVPIVIKFGTTIDQIETFRLRLQEFAASERRDFQSHVITEMREVTNNFSVTLNVVFFYKSSWQNEGLRLQRRNKFICMLMVVLQEVGIQGPHMNWPGARLDIPFHLAGLSSLLSGSAAGHSPPSDPPTENDIPKKNTEDSGDGATHHPSILRKGMDTAAAQARGDSKPARKHVDFSLGMQNLSSADVMGDVFDERTDRTEHLLRRAAAVKEEQEERELSERQSQSQSRSSSVQLPSHSDAGQGRRSIESQHSRLSSASHRRFFRHRNNARSPNDPDVEQGGYDHNTQLTTAPTAPDHRDHL; translated from the exons ATGTCAAGTTCCACAAACGACCCCAAGCTCCAGGACCAGAAAGGTTTCAACGAGAGCTGCCCTACGACCGACGACGACCACATCCACCATAGTTTCGATAATAATCATGAACCTTATCTGAAACCCAAGACTCCCGATGACCATGATGCCTCGTCACTACGTTCTCGGTCCAGCGCCAGGGAAACGAACACGCGCCTGGCAGATGACCTTGCTGTGATGGAGGCGGAGCGCGTCGTGTCGCAGTCCACCCATGATGGCCAGAGCAAAAAAAGTCGCGACCACCACTCTATTCGTTCCCGCCGATCTGCGGTGGACGAGTTCGACGAGGCAACAAATCCATTGCACGAGCGCGCCGCGCTCTACCAACCACCAGAGAAACCTACCACCAAGGTTGCTCGTTTTGTCAAAACGCTCCACGAATCAAGCTTTGTTGTCCGCTATCTCACCTATATTTTGCCATTGGTCGTGATACTGTTGATCCCGTTGTTGGTGGGTGCGCTGGCTTTTCCGGAGGCCAACGTCGGTGGTGTTTCGCTGCTCTGGTTTTCCGTTTGGTTGGAAATCCTCTGGCTAACTGCTTGGGCGGGAAGA GTTGCCGCGAAGTGCATTCCGTTCCCCGTGGGCATATTTGCCAGTATCTTCACCAACAACGCGAAAAAATGGCGAGACGTAGCCAAGCAGTTGGAGCTCCCCGGGACCTTCTTTTTCTGGTTTCTAGCTGTCGAGATTTCCTTCCTCCCCACGATGAAGAATCACCATGTGGACGGCAACAAGGAGACGCGCGGCTGGGAAAACACGGTCAACAAGATTATCATTTCCATCTTTGTGTGGACGATTCTGAATCTCATagaaaagttccttgtccaACTGATCGCTATGAGCTACCATTCGCGCACTTATTCTGACCGGATTGACATCAACAAGTTTCAAATTGGTGCCCTGGCCAAAATGTATGCCTTCTCTCGAACAATGCTCGtcgatgagaaggaagactCTGGAGACCAACAGGGCCAAGGCCCCAATGGCTCGCATTTTATGAAGCCTTTGCAATATGCTGGTAAAGCACAGAAGGTGGCCAAAGGTGCTCTGAATAAAGTTGGTGATGTAGCAGGCGCCGTTGCTGCGGACTTCACTGGCCGCAAAGCCACTAACCGTAATGATCCTCACCAAGTTGTCCTCACCTTGTTACGAACGGTCCCAGGCTCTCAGGGTCTGGCTCGTCGGCTCTATCGGACCTATAAGCGGGATGGATTTGACTCTATCGTCGCTAACGACCTGAAGACGACTTTtgagaatgatgaagaagccGAGACTGTCTTTGCAATGCTTGACAAGGATTTCAATGGGGATCTTTCCATGGATGAGTTGGAAGCAGTCTTGGTGGAGATTGGTCGTGAACGAAAGGCAATTACTTCCTCTCTGAAAGATCTTGACTCTGTGGTGTCGAGGCTTGGTAATGTCCTGGATGTCTTTGTCTTCATTATCACCCTGATGGTTTTCCTGTCATTGATCTCCACCTCTGCAGCTGGTGTGCTTACTTCTGCTGGCTCTACCATTCTTGCTCTATCCTGGCTTTTCTCTACTACAGCAGTTGAGTTCCTTCAGTCAGTTATCTTTGTGTTTGTCAAGCATCCCTTTGATGTCGGCGACCGTATAACAGTCTATGGTAATACTGGGGCTGCTGGTCTTGGGGATGATTATTTTGTGAAACAGATTTCCCTGCTGTACACAGAGTTCAAGAAGATGGAGGGTCATATTGTGCAAGCCCCTAATTCTTACTTGAGCACACTTTTCATCCTTAACCACCGCCGCTCTGGTGCCCTCGCGGAAGCAGTTCCCATTGTGATCAAGTTTGGCACAACAATTGATCAGATTGAAACTTTCCGCCTGCGCTTGCAAGAGTTTGCAGCCAGCGAACGCCGCGATTTCCAGTCCCACGTCATCACTGAAATGCGGGAAGTGACGAATAACTTCTCGGTGACTCTCAATGTCGTCTTCTTTTACAAATCCAGCTGGCAAAATGAAGGCCTTCGCCTGCAACGGCGCAACAAGTTCATTTGCATGCTCATGGTGGTTCTGCAAGAGGTCGGTATCCAGGGACCACACATGAACTGGCCCGGTGCCCGTCTCGACATCCCCTTCCATCTTGCGGGTCTCTCGTCACTCCTGTCTGGCTCAGCAGCCGGCCACTCTCCTCCTTCGGATCCCCCCACCGAAAATGACATCCCCAAGAAGAACACCGAGGACAGCGGCGACGGAGCAACAcaccatccctccatcctccGTAAGGGTATGGATACCGCTGCCGCGCAGGCCCGGGGCGATAGCAAACCGGCCCGTAAGCACGTGGACTTTTCACTCGGCATGCAAAATCTTTCTTCTGCGGACGTGATGGGAGACGTGTTTGATGAGCGGACGGACCGCACCGAACATCTTCTCCGCCGGGCGGCGGCTGtgaaagaagagcaagaggaAAGGGAACTGAGTGAGCggcagagccagagccagagccgcAGTTCGTCCGTTCAACTTCCTTCTCATTCCGACGCGGGCCAAGGTCGACGTTCGATCGAGTCTCAACATAGCCGCTTGTCCTCTGCTAGCCACCGTCGATTCTTCCGCCATAGGAACAACGCGCGTTCTCCGAATGATCCTGATGTGGAACAAGGAGGATATGACCATAACACGCAGCTTACCACTGCGCCCACGGCCCCGGACCATCGGGATCATCTTTAA
- a CDS encoding uncharacterized protein (COG:I;~EggNog:ENOG410PGUT;~InterPro:IPR013107,IPR037069,IPR009100,IPR036250, IPR013786;~PFAM:PF02771,PF08028;~go_function: GO:0016627 - oxidoreductase activity, acting on the CH-CH group of donors [Evidence IEA];~go_function: GO:0050660 - flavin adenine dinucleotide binding [Evidence IEA];~go_process: GO:0055114 - oxidation-reduction process [Evidence IEA]), giving the protein MAPPASDPTVYQAHHDAFAAEGLPTSPAGWVERAQKVAGILAPDAATRNIEQKVPHAEVSLLKSSGLTKILGDPKYGGGGQTWEVALRAIRELAVGDGSIGMLLGYHLQWSSLTRVIGTEEQKERWEKTILETNSFVGAAVNPRDNDSRITPNGDGLVFNGFKNFTTGGALSDLIVLEGVHMETGDHIFTIVPTKQPGFQFAYNWKNMGMRLTESGSCKIEEIPFEWKDALGFDVEARKPIKELLESPYETLLGPIFQLVFANFYNGIARGALQTAKGYTTTTTRPWPFTHNPQKSALDEHYILAKYGRYFASIRAADALCDVAGKEISDLFHGYAGNKLDLTARQRGEVAESVTACKITSSHMALEVTGGVFEVTGARSTSEKYSFDRFWKDIRVHTLHDPLAYKENELGRYYLTNEIPTPSWYT; this is encoded by the exons ATGGCTCCTCCCGCTTCCGACCCCACCGTCTACCAGGCTCACCACGATGCCTTCGCCGCTGAGGGCCTCCCTACTTCCCCCGCCGGATGGGTTGAGCGTGCCCAGAAGGTCGCTGGCATCCTCGCCCCCGACGCTGCTACCCGTAACATCGAGCAGAAGGTCCCTCACGCTGAGGTCTCTCTCTTGAAGAGCTCTGGTCTCACCAAGATCCTCGGTGACCCCAAGTacggtggtggtggccagACCTGGGAGGTTGCCCTCCGTGCTATCCGTGAGCTCGCTGTTGGCGATGG TTCCATTGGTATGCTCTTGGGTTACCACTTGCAGTGGTCCTCCCTCACCCGCGTTATCGGTACCGAGGAGCAGAAGGAGCGCTGGGAGAAGACCATCCTCGAGACCAACTCTTTCGTCGGTGCTGCCGTCAACCCCCGTGACAACGATAGCCGCATCACCCCCAACGGTGACGGTCTCGTCTTCAACGGTTTCAAGAACTTCACCACCGGCGGTGCTCTCTCCGACCTCATCGTCCTCGAGGGTGTCCACATGGAAACCGGCGACCACATCTTCACCATCGTCCCCACCAAGCAGCCCGGCTTCCAGTTTGCCTACAACTGGAAGAACATGGGTATGCGTCTGACCGAGTCGGGCTCCTGCAAGATTGAGGAGATCCCCTTCGAGTGGAAGGACGCCCTTGGTTTCGACGTCGAGGCCCGGAAGCCCATCAAGGAGCTCCTCGAGTCCCCCTACGAGACCCTCCTTGGCCCCATCTTCCAGCTCGTCTTCGCCAACTTCTACAACGGTATCGCCCGCGGTGCCCTCCAGACCGCCAAGGGctacaccaccaccaccacccgcCCCTGGCCCTTCACCCACAACCCCCAGAAGAGCGCCCTTGACGAGCACTACATCCTCGCCAAGTACGGTCGCTACTTCGCCTCCATCCGCGCTGCCGACGCTCTCTGCGACGTCGCTGGCAAGGAGATCTCCGACCTGTTCCACGGCTACGCTGGTAACAAGCTGGACTTGACCGCCCGCCAGCGTGGTGAGGTCGCCGAGTCCGTCACCGCCTGTAAGATCACCTCCTCCCACATGGCTCTCGAGGTCACCGGCGGTGTCTTCGAGGTCACCGGTGCCCGTTCCACCTCCGAGAAGTACAGCTTCGACCGCTTCTGGAAGGACATCCGTGTCCACACCCTGCACGACCCGTTGGCCTACAAGGAGAACGAGCTGGGCCGTTACTACTTGACCAACGAGATCCCCACCCCTTCGTGGTACACTTAA
- a CDS encoding uncharacterized protein (COG:V;~EggNog:ENOG410PHAF;~InterPro:IPR001466,IPR012338;~MEROPS:MER0006204) encodes MSLPFLSELISALQAKIDAACDPTVNHHIPGVVSIVVDSHGAEKFAYASGMRGIGSGIPMSLDNIFRIASCTKLITSIACLQLVEERLIDLDDVSFLEALLPELKDVDNCPPHIR; translated from the coding sequence ATGTCCTTGCCATTCCTGTCCGAGCTCATCTCAGCCCTTCAGGCCAAGATAGACGCCGCATGTGATCCTACCGTCAACCATCACATCCCCGGCGTGGTATCCATCGTCGTCGATAGCCATGGCGCCGAGAAATTCGCCTACGCTAGCGGCATGCGAGGTATTGGATCGGGAATCCCGATGAGTTTGGATAATATCTTCCGGATTGCTTCGTGCACTAAGCTCATCACCTCCATAGCCTGTCTGCAGCTTGTTGAAGAGAGACTCATCGACTTGGACGATGTGTCTTTTCTCGAGGCGCTTTTGCCGGAATTGAAGGACGTGGACAATTGCCCACCACATATTCGGTAA
- a CDS encoding DUF4419 domain-containing protein (COG:S;~EggNog:ENOG410PHCG;~InterPro:IPR025533;~PFAM:PF14388) has product MPVSLQTADHQAKKWTQTKQSTTEDLFKASCPNNHCASKQIIQSAFSQPLDGNHISSSKHGFVYALYHAYSHHHHLTIRPDDVWVAILNQINFYVNAHAEELRSFFVAHEGQKELTVVEAGTIRTVDLGALAVKMTNEIQKNVLDPELQKWIMPEFSTTTANDKVVAAIQMMGTMQKYFSYTVCLLCGIPSVTLLGERDDWELLLKKLDKIPQLGKEPAQFAELLTPVLKRFVACFDDPASPDLRDFWGRCAHYYSGGSGPTYLSGWVTAFCFWDEDGKPLNHGRPGEWATGCELDGVAFHRVETEDIPAGYASVPVKLNDNGMEYDTMMLAGMIGIQASSSGQLLEGASETGLDSIQPVSGWWMYEKTKESGSSVQIEEVYVTEV; this is encoded by the coding sequence ATGCCTGTCTCACTACAAACCGCAGACCACCAAGCAAAAAAGTGGACGCAGACGAAACAGTCCACCACCGAAGACCTCTTCAAAGCCTCATGTCCCAACAACCACTGCGCATCAAAACAAATCATCCAGAGCGCCTTCTCCCAGCCCTTGGATGGTAATCACATCAGTTCGTCCAAGCATGGCTTTGTTTATGCTCTCTATCACGCATAcagccaccaccatcacctcACAATCCGCCCAGATGATGTCTGGGTTGCCATCCTAAACCAAATCAACTTCTACGTCAATGCGCATGCAGAGGAGTTGCGCTCTTTTTTTGTCGCCCATGAAGGGCAAAAGGAGCTTACTGTCGTTGAAGCCGGTACGATCCGTACCGTGGATTTGGGTGCTTTGGCGGTCAAAATGACAAATGAAATTCAGAAAAACGTTCTCGATCCGGAGCTCCAAAAGTGGATTATGCCGGAGTTCAGTACTACTACTGCTAACGACAAGGTTGTGGCTGCCATCCAGATGATGGGTACCATGCAGAAATACTTCAGCTACACGGTGTGTCTGTTGTGTGGCATCCCCAGTGTGACTTTACTCGGCGAGCGTGATGACTGGGAATTGTTGCTCAAAAAATTGGATAAAATCCCACAACTGGGAAAAGAACCCGCTCAATTTGCAGAACTTCTCACTCCCGTTCTGAAGAGATTCGTCGCCTGCTTTGACGATCCCGCATCGCCCGACCTCCGAGACTTCTGGGGTAGATGTGCTCATTACTATAGCGGTGGAAGTGGCCCTACCTATCTATCAGGCTGGGTGACGGCATTCTGCTTCTGGGATGAAGATGGTAAACCTTTAAATCATGGCCGGCCGGGTGAATGGGCCACTGGCTGCGAGCTGGATGGTGTCGCTTTCCATCGAGTCGAAACAGAGGATATCCCCGCTGGATACGCTTCGGTCCCCGTGAAGCTCAACGACAACGGTATGGAATATGATACAATGATGCTTGCTGGTATGATAGGTATCCAGGCCAGTTCCAGTGGTCAGTTACTCGAGGGTGCCTCGGAAACTGGGTTGGATTCGATTCAACCGGTGTCGGGATGGTGGATGTATGAGAAGACTAAAGAGTCTGGTTCATCGGTGCAGATAGAGGAGGTGTACGTTACCGAGGTTTAA
- a CDS encoding uncharacterized protein (COG:P;~EggNog:ENOG410PM18;~InterPro:IPR018487,IPR036375): protein MTEPVAPSAVYSIRSEPVGLRIATGGSGQSGLLEALAKEFVKYCVEKGVEPFLVEWYKSDTTFSIENLRKQIVDVGITYHAVAEQTALDDGVIDRVEYAWRDHWMLVGPKDNPAGLENDQSTVYSLFTRLFSAMEESKDSPRPIKFLSRYDKSAGNIVESLLWATIGQVPWADPPTSWYHMFPGFPFQAIREAANKGEYTITDKGTFWAVEKETRDKLTIFAEGKDDENDPLLNPAHVLVGKHAKNKQRASEFADWIGWEHGGQQVIKDFQKNGKVLYSTIPVGVDPLGRVKGIIGFSSSVKAAVPVPSHDDIYFFNNKQYTRVNPYTDTIYTYVTDIFPMWPGLYQIGFAPVNAAFTTPEDPNEAYFFCETRCARVNLISGQLATGSAVFHFHAKWSGLKDAGFDTVDATVSFAFIGSGYENAVCFFRKGKYALIDVYQNRTFESGDISSRFKALEKAKFKKIDAVVFKPGKQKREAYYFSGTQYVLVDLPGDYIASGPHDVGSSWKSLRAAGFY, encoded by the exons ATGACTGAACCTGTCGCACCCTCTGCTGTTTACAGCATCCGTTCCGAGCCGGTTGGTCTCCGTATAGCCACTGGCGGATCTGGTCAGTCTGGTCTATTGGAAGCGTTGGCCAAGGAGTTTGTCAAATA TTGTGTTGAAAAAGGAGTCGAGCCTTTCCTTGTCGAATGGTACAAGTCCGACACAACCTTTTCGATTGAGAATCTGCGCAAACAAATCGTGGACGTTGGTATCACGTACCATGCTGTAGCTGAACAAACTGCGTTGGACGACGGTGTCATTGATCGAGTCGAATATGCGTGGCGGGATCATTGGATGCTTGTCG GGCCGAAGGACAATCCTGCAGGGCTTGAGAATGACCAGTCCACTGTCTACTCTCTGTTTACCAGGTTGTTTAGTGCAATGGAAGAGAGTAAGGATTCTCCGAGGCCCATCAAATTTTTATCGCG GTATGACAAGTCCGCTGGAAACATTGTAGAGTCCTTGTTATGGGCCACTATTGGCCAGGTACCATGGGCCGATCCCCCAACCTCGTGGTATCATATGTTCCCTGGTTTCCCCTTCCAAGCTATCCGGGAGGCGGCCAACAAGGGCGAATATACTATCACAGATAAGGGAACGTTTTGGGCGGTTGAAAAAGAGACCAGAGATAAGCTCACAATCTTT GCCGAAGGGAAAGATGACGAAAACGACCCTCTTCTAAACCCAGCCCATGTTTTGGTTGGCAAGCATGCAAAGAATAAGCAAAGAGCCAGCGAATTCGCTGACTGGATTGGCTGGGAACACGGTGGCCAGCAGGTCATCAAGGACTTCCAGAAGAATGGAAAGGTTCTGTACTCGACTATCCCAGTCGGCGTCGATCCCCTAGGTCGAGTAAAAGGGATTATAGGGTTTTCAAGCTCCGTCAAAGCAGCTGTCCCGGTGCCCTCACACGACGACATTTACTTTTTCAACAACAAACAGTACACTCGCGTCAATCCATACACAGACACCATCTACACATATGTGACGGACATCTTTCCTATGTGGCCTGGTCTTTACCAGATTGGCTTTGCCCCAGTCAATGCCGCCTTTACCACTCCAGAGGATCCCAATGAAGCATACTTCTTCTGTGAGACTCGATGCGCGAGAGTCAACCTCATAAGTGGCCAGCTCGCCACTGGTAGCGCCGTATTCCATTTCCACGCAAAATGGAGTGGCCTTAAAGACGCTGGTTTTGACACTGTCGATGCTACAGTATCTTTTGCATTCATAGGAAGCGGCTATGAAAACGCCGTCTGTTTCTTCCGTAAAGGCAAATACGCCCTAATCGATGTTTACCAGAACAGAACCTTCGAATCGGGCGACATTTCCTCGCGCTTCAAAGCCCTGGAAAAAGCCAAGTTTAAGAAGATTGATGCGGTCGTGTTTAAACCAGGAAAGCAAAAACGCGAGGCATACTACTTCTCTGGTACACAGTATGTTCTCGTCGATTTACCCGGTGACTATATTGCCTCCGGACCTCATGATGTGGGGAGTTCGTGGAAATCTTTGAGGGCTGCTGGCTTCTACTGA
- the PEP7 gene encoding putative vacuolar segregation protein (Pep7) (BUSCO:EOG092629RT;~COG:S;~EggNog:ENOG410PG39;~InterPro:IPR017455,IPR036531,IPR011011,IPR021565, IPR000306,IPR006642,IPR013087,IPR013083;~PFAM:PF11464,PF01363;~go_function: GO:0003677 - DNA binding [Evidence IEA];~go_function: GO:0046872 - metal ion binding [Evidence IEA];~go_process: GO:0006281 - DNA repair [Evidence IEA]), protein MPPRTLGGGRVLGNANAFTPAAASSSPQQQQQPKGARVLSPSASSVSLGSQASASQFSSTESQDLISRISLENGDTSISAAPAAAGAQLACPICSEEMVTLLQLNRHLDDVHQNLEDDRQDEVKDWFKVQMEKAKRFQPLAVLNQKLKGLDVFESNENIQPSLAGPSTRPLAPATSSSAQVPLPAPDNGPRPLDPDDVITKEHWQPRTFNDVCLEPTCGKRLNATNGCVHCRKCGKLFCEEHTMYQMKLSRSAQHEPVRGLWSRVCETCYKSREGYNDHNGLVRNQTDAFRAMRKPVVDKSTLEMSRLEKRLTRLTQLLANLPLEQIQSGGNKLWSISWQNDQRKALEQTIVSWQDDASVPRCPFCQQDFSAYTFRRHHCRTCGRVVCGDPVTGCSAEVPLSIAPMSRVPAEKGTTGLIDVDIRLCKECRATLFNRRDFEADILRKPPDLRAYENLTQFERGIRILLPKFQKLLAALQDSRRPPSAAQIADASKVRKRLIDSFSQYDVAARRIRDMPTDSITQKCLQKAVYQQASNFLHLHMLPLKSLPKILKHAIPNARLPSATSSPTPSSSPANGHRPHESALASIKYGNPAANGSASSVTSETSSAISAMEAEEKSLRDRLIVLEEQKFFVSEMIADANRRRKFDEVSSLAVNSEDLSREIDRVNGMLDGLDFEGVYTTTGQPQV, encoded by the exons ATGCCCCCAAGGACGCTGGGCGGTGGTCGTGTCCTGGGCAATGCGAACGCTTTCACTCCCGCCGCggcctcatcatctccgcaacagcagcagcagcccaaGGGAGCTCGGGTTCTGTCGCCATCCGCCAGCAGCGTGTCTCTCGGCTCGCAGGCATCCGCGTCGCAGTTTTCCTCAACGGAGAGCCAGGATTTGATCTCGAGGATATCGTTGGAGAATGGTGATACTTCGATATCAGCGGCCCCGGCGGCGGCTGGGGCACAGCTTGCTTGTCCGATCTGTAGTGAGGAGATG GTAACGTTACTGCAATTGAATAG ACATCTCGACGACGTCCACCAAAACCTAGAAGACGACCGCCAAGACGAAGTCAAAGACTGGTTCAAAGTCCAAATGGAAAAAGCAAAGCGCTTCCAGCCCCTCGCCGTCCTAAACCAGAAACTCAAAGGCCTGGATGTCTTCGAATCGAACGAGAACATCCAGCCATCCCTCGCAGGGCCCTCTACCCGACCCCTCGCTCCCGctacttcttcttctgcacaAGTACCTCTTCCGGCTCCTGATAATGGTCCGAGACCGTTGGATCCGGATGATGTGATTACAAAGGAACATTGGCAGCCTCGGACGTTTAATGATGTTTGCTTGGAGCCGACGTGCGGGAAGAGGCTGAATGCGACGAATGGGTGTGTGCATTGTCGGAAGTGTGGGAAGTTGTTCTGCGAGGAGCATACTATGTATCAGATGAAGTTGTCGAGGTCTGCGCAACATGAGCCGGTCAGGGGGTTGTGGTCTAGGGTTTGTGAGACTTGTTATAAGTCACGAGAGGGGTACAATGATCATAATG GCTTGGTGAGAAATCAAACCGACGCATTCCGGGCCATGAGAAAACCCGTCGTCGACAAATCCACGCTGGAAATGTCTCGGTTAGAGAAACGCTTGACGCGACTTACTCAACTACTAGCCAATTTGCCTTTAGAGCAGATCCAGTCTGGAGGGAACAAGCTCTGGTCTATTTCGTGGCAGAACGATCAACGCAAGGCCCTTGAGCAGACGATCGTCAGCTGGCAAGACGATGCGAGCGTTCCCAGGTGTCCTTTTTGTCAGCAGGACTTTTCCGCTTATACTTTTCGGAGACACCACTGCAGGACTTGCGGGCGAGTTGTTTGTGGTGATCCGGTGACGGGATGTTCTGCGGAAGTACCGTTGAGCATTGCACCTA TGTCGAGGGTGCCTGCGGAGAAAGGTACTACGGGCTTGATTGATGTTGATATTAGGCTCTGCAAGGAATGCAGAGCAACCTTGTTCAATCGGCGAGATTTTGAGGCAGATATACTGCGGAAACCTCCAGACCTGAGGGCATACGAGAACTTGACACAATTTGAGAGAGGCATTCGAATATTGCTGCCAAAATTTCAGAAGCTTCTAGCAGCTTTACA AGATTCGAGACGGCCACCATCGGCCGCTCAAATAGCAGATGCCTCCAAAGTCCGCAAGCGACTTATCGATTCCTTTTCCCAATATGACGTCGCGGCCAGACGAATCCGCGACATGCCAACTGATTCCATTACGCAAAAATGCCTCCAAAAAGCCGTCTACCAACAAGCCAGCAACTTCCTGCACCTCCATATGCTTCCTCTGAAATCTCTACCTAAGATTCTCAAGCACGCCATACCTAATGCTCGCCTTCCAAGCGCCACGAGTTCTCCCACACCAAGCAGTTCGCCTGCAAATGGTCATCGACCACATGAGTCCGCTCTTGCGTCTATCAAGTACGGGAATCCGGCAGCCAACGGCAGCGCTAGCAGCGTAACCAGCGAGACGAGTAGCGCTATTTCGGCAATGGAGGCAGAAGAAAAGTCACTTCGCGATCGACTTATTGTACTGGAAGAGCAGAAATTCTTCGTGTCGGAGATGATCGCCGACGCGAACCGTCGTCGCAAATTCGACGAAGTCAGTAGTCTTGCTGTGAATAGTGAGGATCTCAGTCGGGAGATTGATCGCGTCAATGGGATGTTGGATGGGTTGGATTTTGAGGGTGTTTATACTACTACTGGCCAACCGCAGGTTTGA